GTGCCGCGGTGGATCTTTCACGAACTGCATCCATCCCGCTGAGCTGGAACGCAGCTGATCGCTGGGTTTTGCTGATGGGAACGACTCAACTCGGTGCTGAGCGGAGAGTTTCTGGTCTTTGGTTCAAAGGGCGTGGGTAGAAATGGTCCCTTTGGGACTGTCCGGGGAGGAACTTGAGCCCAACTCCTGGATTTAATTCCTTagcagcacaggggctgccTTGCAGCTCCAAGCCAGCTGCTCAGCCATGCATTGGGAAGCAGAACTCATCTCGAGCTGATGCCTGgtttgttctctcttcttttccagatCAAAAATGACGGTCAAAGCTGTAAAAATGCCGTGCACTGCTCCAAATGTTTATACTAAAGTGCCTGACGGAGGATGGGGCTGGGCGATCGCTGTGGCTTTCTTCTTTGTGGAAGCTCTTACGTACGGCGTTATAAAATCATTTGGAGTCTTCTTCAATGACCTGATGGAAAGCTTTGATGAAACCAACAGCAGGATATCGTGGATAATATCcatctgtgtgtttgtgcagaCCTTCACAGGTAAGAGTAAAGGGCAGGAGCTGGAAGGTGCAGTCCTGCTGCTGACTCAGCACGTAGAGGCCTGGGATCAGGATTTATGTCCCAATGGTTCCATGAGAGATTGCAGCCTCCAGGCTTTGTGGCTGTTTTGAGACACCACCTAATGGCTGTCCCAGTCCCCTGGtctccctgagctgcagctcctgcacgACACAATGACATGGGCCCTTGTCCAGCTGTTCAGCTCTCAAAGGAGACGAAACTGACAACAGAACATCGAAACCTGACTCAGCGGTgggaaaagattaaaatataaCCTGAGCTTCACCAAAACCCATTTGCTCCTGCAGGTTTCTTCCATGTCGTCCACCCAGCCTGGTCTCTTCTGGTTCTTATCCCACTGCCACgagctgtgtggtgctgtaGGAGCGATGCTCCACTGAGCGTGCAGATGGGGAGGTGGCACATGGAGGGGACAGGGGGTATCTGCAGGACGTGGCTGGTGGTGGAGCTGCTGGTTGTGCTGTTGCTGACCACAGCTCTCTTTCCATCCAGCTCCTCTGTCGACGGTGCTCAGCAACCGCTTCGGTCACCGCTTCGTCGTGATGGCTGGAGGGATGCTGGTCAGCACCGGCATGATCACCGCCTCCTTTGCCCACAATGTTGTCCACATGTACATCACCATCGGCATCATTTCTGGTGAGTTCCCCTCTTCTTAAATCTGCCATACGCTTGCCTTGCTCCCGCTGCTTCCAGCAAGCTCTGCTGGGGAATGCTGCCACGCTCTGACTGCTGGGAGTGCTGGGCTCCAGAGGAACTGCCCTTCGTGGGATcaccttctctcttctccttttcctccctgttatttttctcttgtttccaTCTGGGTGTCCTGCTCACATCTGAGCTTGCCTCGCTTACGGGAGCGATTGCAGCAGGCTGAGTCCTTGAGCAGATGGGGTCCTCCAAGTGACACCGCGGGCTGTTTGGGAacaggtttggggttttgggcgttttgttttttcttgggttttgcttttgttatttgttttttttttcctctcttccaacTTAAACATAATAACATTCTGGTTTCcccaatgattttttttttccagggtgACTTGCTGACTTGGCCGAAATGATACTGTGTAATCTCGCCACGGGGAAAGCTGACTTAACATCGGTGTTTCCCCCCTTCCCTTACTTGTTGTTATGGCAATTTTTGGCATTTATTCACAGGCCTCGGGTACTGCCTCTCTTTCCTCCCGACTGTCACCATTTTATCACAGTATTTTGACAAAAGACGTTCGCTGGTCACAGCAGTGGCATCTACAGGAGAATGTTTTGCTGTCTTCCTCTTTGCACCAGGTATAGTGCAATGCCATCAATTCATGCATGcctaaaacacagcactgctctgatcTTTCTCCCAACACAATGGTGTACACTGGTTTTCCTATGAGCTGTTGCAGCCCATGGGTGGTTGCTCAGGTGCTCATGCCCTGTAGGCAGGGTTACAAGTAATCCTGGAGAGCTGATAATCATGTTTGACACCCTTCCCTGTCccaaggagctgtgctgcagggatacccacatccccagcacaaggggcacagctcacagctgtcTTAGGCCACAGtagggagaggggaagaagcaCAGCCAGGTGCTGGCAGGGGTTGGGAAAAGGGCTGAgctcacccagcactgccaggcagAACAGGACATGCTACACTGATACACAACCTGCTGCTTCCCTATATAGATCTCGcagactaaaaataaaactgagaaacttCAGCTATTTAGAACATAAGGCAGTACGAATCACAAGCCCACTAACCTTTAGGAGCAATCTTAAGCACAGGAAAGTGGCATGTCCCCATCACCACCTGCTCCCCAGCAGTGTGTTACAGCTTCAGAAGTCATTCCCCCCCACTTTTAATGGGTTTCTGATGTGCGTGCTTGCTTCCAGCTAATACCCATCACAGAGCTTAGCTGATTGCAGATGAAGGCTTGCAATTAAGCAGTTACATGCACCTTAGAGCGAGGCTAAAACAGACTTCCTCTAGTAGCTGGTTTCAGGGTGGGGTCAGCTGTAAGAGGAAACTCAAATGTTAAGCTCACTTTCATCCACTAAAAATAGCACCACCTATGTCCCCGTGCATCCCTGGCTGGGACCTCAGGCCTCAGCCCAGTGCCAGCCCAGAAGatgttttgagttggaagggacccttaaaggtcacctagtccaacttccctgcaatgacCAGGGCTCAAatacagctcagtcaggttgctcagagccttctTTAGCTGTGAATTCAAATAGCTGCTTGGTGCAACTGCAGAGATTTTCTTAGTGATGCTCTCTTCTGGTTTCTTTCCACAGTAAACACTCATTTGAAGGAGCAGATTGGCTGGAGATACAGCCTCCTCTTTGTTGGGGCGCTGCAGCTGAGCATTGTCATCTGTGGATCGCTGCTGCGACCCATGATAATCAAAgagcaagaagaagaagaagaagtgaAGGTGCAGCCTCCAGAAGAGCCTGCAGAGACAAAGTACATGCTTGAAAACGAGCAAACACGCACCTCAATAGAGTCCATTGACTCAGGAGTAGAAATAACTACCTCACCCAAAAATGTGCCTGGAAACACCAAAGCAGAGCCGAAAAGTGAAGAACCAAAGGACCATGTACAGATAATTGTTGAAAATAACAGCACCCCTACAGAACCAAAAACCAAACTACTGGACTTCTCTGTGATGAGAGACTATAGCTTTATCTGTTATGCATTCTTTGGCTTATTTGCTACCCTGGGATTCTTTGCTCCCTCCCTGTATGTCATTCCCTTGAGCCGCAGCCTTGGCATCAGCAAAGACCATTCTGCATATATACTGTCTGCAATGGCGATCGCAGAGGTCTTGGGCAGAATTTCAGCTGGCTGGGTGCTCAACAAAGAGCCGATCCGCAAGATCCACATTGAACTCATCTGTGTCATTCTGCTGTCCGTAGCACTGTTTGCCTTCCCTTTCGCCTCTGAATTCTGGGGGTTGATGACATGTAGCATATTTTTTGGGTTCATGCTTGGAACAGTAGCAGGCACACATATCCCACTGCTGGCAGAAGACGACGTGGTTGGCATTGCAAGAATGTCTTCTGCAGCTGGAGTCTATGTCTTCATTCAGAGCTTTTCTGGGTTGGCTGGCCCACCCCTTGCAGGTAACTTACACTTTCACTGGGGgggttttttggtgtgtttgaTGGTCATTGGTGCTGGTTCATATAGAAAGCATTCTGCCAGTCCTAGTCATAGAGCTGCCCTAAAGACCTGCAGATAGCACGAGGAGACTCGGAGCCAGAAGGCTGCTGcattgcagctctgcagagtcCCACGGatgaggcagtctccactgaGGAAcctcagagcagagaaaaatactgcagtgcaACCCTGATCCTGTCAGGCACCTGgtgctgacctcacttccgggtttagtgaATGGTAGAAGCAAACTACTTGCCCTGTACGTGTGTTCTTACCATACTCAGCCAAAAAGCAGTCTCTATCATAATACAGAGCTGCCTGAAGTATCACAGTCCTAGCGTTCCTGCAGTGACTAATCCTCTGACTTGCCTAGCAAGTACATACTGAACATGGTGTTTTTACTGCTAATTTTAAAGTAGCATCTATTTGTCATTAAGTGTCTTTTGCCTGCAAATAATGATGCCGTGGTACCAGGTTTAAAAGTGCTATGGGAGGGATGGGCAAGAGCATGGGGGGCAGGTTGTGGCTAACTGATGTGTTTTCTATAGGCGTCATAGTGGACAGAACACAAAACTACAGCTCGGCCTTCTattcctgtgctgctggcacgGTCAtgggtgctgtgtttctgtCCTTGGTGAGACCGTGCAGGGTTGGGATGTGCCACCAGCAGCCACCGGGTGCGGAGGGAAGCGTGGTAGAAGGCACACAAGACTCACCAGAGGACTTCATAGACATGGACATTGGGAAGGCAGATCATTCAGGAAAAGGCTCTGACAGCGTGGCTTAAAAACCGCTCCTGTACCAAGCATCCTTGGTGTAAGGCTACGGAAAACGTCAACTCTGCTCcacattttaaaactgcattctGAAGGGAATGTGAAATTTTAAATGTGAACAGAACAGTCGCATcaacaacttattttttttttttaattcttagaagaaaaaaaaacttttttttaaaaccaattGAAAACTCCATAGAAAGCCACAaaagagcagctcctgcctaGCATGAAGATGTGGTGCGCACTCCTGCTTTCTGATACTGCCTGTAGCTGAAGTCTTGACCGATCCCatgtgaaaaactgaagagcagAATCAGCCCATGCAGCTCAAGCCAGCGGTGCAGTCTGACTGTCTCCATCCCATGCTGCAAGTCCTCTGCAGTCCAGAAACCAATTACACTAACAAGAGAAGAGTATTTCACACAATACCAGTAGCCAACTGCATTTTCTTGCAGAAGAATATGGACTGACGTTTCAGATTAGAGGaggaggccaggctggatagcGGCTTAAAACATTGCAATTATTCTTCTAATTAACTTGAATGTCACAAATGCTGGGAAATTGGAGGTTCCATATGTCTTTATGGCCAGTTATTACTGCACATATATCACGATAaggtcatttttcttctcccaattgatttttttttttttcttaactattttctattcattttctgtttataatttaactatttattaatttattctgaTAGTTAAAGGACGCTATTTTAAATAACTGGAGAGGAAAAATTATCTTCTGCATAGTGGGAAGCTGTCTTTGCGTTAGTCTTTTCAATACCTATATTGTATTGCTAGCTCGTGAAATCATTAGGAAACTTAATTTTACAGCGTAGTTTTTAATAGATAGGCCTTAGGTAGCccaattattatttaaaagatgatgataataataataaaccacagattcagcatctctttctgtaaggcctcagctgctggcagtgtaTCTGGCTGCACTGCCACGACCAGATCACTGCGCAGGGAAGATCTGGCCCAGCACGTCTTTAACCATGTCTGAATGTACCCCAAAGTTTCCCCTCCAGGTGCACAAAGGTCTGTGCCACATCACTGAACAAAGGCGGGTTGGTGCCAGCAGTGCCCCCTCCTCCCACACTCGGTGAGAGGcttctttgctgctgccttcagggAGAAATGAACTGGAGCCTGCGTGCATTTAATCTGTAAAAGGAATTGTCAGACAAAGTAGTAGCTGTTCATGTAGTCTTAGTGGGAGAGGTTCCCACTCACGGTGACACAAGCTTGCTTACCCCACCTATATGCATCTTAATGCCTCTAGGCAACTCAGGGGGATCAATAAAAACAAGTCTGCTTCGGTTTgatgctttggaaaacaaaacaaaacacaaaagcatttctgtgcatttaagTGGAAGTGGCATCATGCATTAACTGCTACACTGACACGTCTGTGTACTCCACCAGCCATAGATATGTGGGACAATCTGTTAAACTCCTCTTTGGGAAGGtgcttgatttgttttttctgtcttagatgtccaaaaaataaagaaacaggcACTCGTGCAACCaagtggctgcagcagcccatTGCCGCTGCCTGGCAGCTCTCATATCCACGCTGCATCTCGTGTCCTTTTCTGTGCCTCAGCACTTTATCACCCCCAGCAGAACCTCACGCCAAGGACTGGAAGACCCCTCACAAGAGGACTCATGTTGTGAGTCAGTGAGTCAATGATCAAATGTGTCGCGTTTCGatgtactttttatttattgttaatttaTGATACTTCAAGCACGTTGGTAAATGTTCTGTAGCCTATAATTGTAAGGTGATTGAAGTCTTTGTAATACGAGACCTCACTACAGCACTTTGCTATTACAACTCTGCTTGAAAGTGGAATAAGGCCTCCaggttctgtgtgtgtgtggaagcTCTCCGTTCTGCAGATTTACGAGGTTCTACtgtattattactattattattactattttatttttacaaccGTTTCCAATACAGCTCAAATCCTCTGTTTGTCACTGACCTCACAGCACGTTTCTgtcccagctccagcagggcaGCACGGCTGTGCCGGCCCGGCAGGTGCCAAGGCACTCAAAGCAGGATTTACTGATTTGTTTGTAATGTATCTACTGGTCTCTGGAAATACTCTAAACACTGAGTTTTTGCAAtaaacttgttctttttttaaaaaaaaaattattattatttttcttttgaattatgAAGAatctcccttctccccccctagggctgctggtgcaggagggctgtgctgctgcttatcACATCCTGGGGTTGAAGCAGtgtgcctgccctgcagcttgGGTAACCCCACATTGTGTATGAGCTGCCTGGAAGCTGGTAGCTTAGTGCTGATCTCAAGGGTACTCTTGTCAACCCCTACAGCACAGGCCTGATTGCGAGCGGCCGCTGCTGCTGGGTGTGAGTGGGAATTGAAATGGTGCTACTCAGAGAGGTGATCTGCATGCCTTCAAGAAGCAGGCAATCATGTCATTATTCTATCATCTCTCTCAATTGCAGAATGCTTTCTACTTGCCAGGCTAGACAGCAAACCAAGCGAAGAATCACCAGGGTAGTTGCACTAAATGACAATTTTCTCCCCCTCAAACCTCCCTCCTCTTGATACCAGTTGAGATGATGTCCTCCCTCACTCAGTCTGTAACTCCCAGAATCACCAGCCCCTGCTAACAGTGCTACAACTGTGCCGCATCAATCCAAATATGGGTGCATATATTCAATTAAGTCCTTGCAAATTAAGTACTCGCTGAAAGACTCATCACACCACTGATACACATTAATTGCAATTTGCTTTCATTCCAGTTGCAAAAGTCCTGGAGCAGAGATGATGATGTGTGCAAGCAGGGCAGACAGCACAAATATCAGAGTGCCAGGAAGCTCATCAGTCTCCAGATCTGGCTCAGTTACAGCAGCAAGCAAACATTATTTGCAACAACATCcacaaaagaacaacagaagagCTTCACAAAGGCTGCACGCTGCTCCTGTACTTAGTTATAAGAGCACATAAAGCTGTAATACTATCACATGTCTCCCAGCACACAAGTTTGAGTAATTCTTCCCACCTGGTTTAAATTAATGGTCCATGACCCTCCTCTGTTATCCTGGTCTGAAGGCATTAATGCCAGAATAAAACAGGATAAAAACACTTCTGCTCAGTAACTGTATATCTAATTTGAAGCAGTAAATAGGAGGACAGCGTGGGACAGAAGAGCTCGGTTCTGCAAGCCTCCACAGTCCCTTCAGAAGGGATTGTATGAGCTCTGTAGCCATCTTGCCAATGAGGGCAATGCCAACCAGATGTAAGCACAGGAAATTATACAAGGGCAGCTTGCAGAGGGCACAAAATGCCAACCATAGGTGTCTGTCCATCTTaaagcagaaagctgccttGTTCCTTGTTTGGGGGAGATAGATAGAGGTCTTTATAAAGAAAgcccctttcttttcccccattGAAAACTAAAGGGAACAGAACCTGTTGGCATTTGTCACTCGTTTTAGATGAGCTAACATCAGGTACACAGAGGGACAAACACCACTTGTTTAACAGCTAAACtggttttggggaaaaaaaaataccaatgAACCCAAAAAGAAGTGAAGTAGGTGCTTACAAAACAACACAAGTGTTTTAATGATTCCCTTCAGATGTTAGTTGTTAGCATGTGAGATCATTGTTTTCCAGCTGCCCATAGTAAACATGACCTGAATTTTCAGTGATGCAAGCACAAAAAGCAATCTTTCCCCCTCCTTAGAACTCACCCTGAAGATGTCTCAGAGTTCAGTTTTAGAAAGGCTCGTGTAACTGCTGGCGTTGTTTAAAGagcaacaaagagaaagcactgTTTTCAGAGGAACTACTTTCTCCTTGGTGACCACTGGGTACCACTGAAAGGCAGAACCCCTCCTTTGCACTGGAAAGCCACACCGAGAGCACGTGTTTCTCTTTGGCCAGAGATGCTCTGCACAGAAATGTGCCCATcagcactgtgagcacagaCCCAGGGGCCTGGGGACACTGGGCTGGGCTGGAGAGGGAACGGTTCCCTCTAGTgtagtgctgctgcaggaggcatCCAAAGATGCTCTCAATTAAACAACCATGTTTTCAGCTGAAGTTTATGTACCTCCTATGGGTCCAAGCAAACTCCGGGGTTCCTGGCAGAGATATACACAATTTTTCCCTCCCCAGTGCACTCGCACAGACTTTTATTTGCAAGATGTGCAAACCCATGGCCTGTGCTAGCataaagctctttttttcttcccctgcaaATTGCAGCAAGTCATgcaataaatcaaatataacCCCCCACCCTCTTTCCTACAGCAGTTGTCAAGCCCCAGTTACGACAATTTGTGGTAAAATATTACTCACCAGCATTTTGGCCTGTGTGAGAAGCTCTGCCTCTGTAAAGACAGCCCCCTAAATCACTGCTTTGTCACAGAAGCCACAAGCGTAACCAAAAGACTTATTACACGCAGACATTATGAGAAGGAGGCCAACAAGACAATAGTTCCCCCTGCTTCCTTTTTGTCAAAGCTTTCACTAaggctctgaacagcttttgcTCCTTGAGCTGCTGCCGGCTGCTTGCTGTGGGCTGCTCAGCCTGTGGGCACTGTGAGCATCACTGGGAGCTTGTGCCAGATCCTGGCACCCCTCACCATGCCCCCAATTGCTTTGAGCACCAGAACAAGTTAGCAGAGGGAATGTGAAGTTACCACAATCTGAACAGCAAGCCATTTGGTTATCAGTGTCTCTCCTGCGCTAGGATGCTACATTTAgacgcagtgctccaggtgagggCTCACCAGCACGGAGATAATCTGCTGCAGAATGATCCAAAGACCCTCTGGCATGGTTTGATTCTGACACTGTCCCTTGGACAAATCCACAGCTGAGGCCAGTTTGAGTTTCAGCCACTTCCAGCCGCAACATATGAGCAAAATCACTTTAAACCTTCCCCTCACATGCCAGCTTCTCTCTGTTGGTGTCAGCATACCctggctgcagacagcagtgcttTGGGGACACCTCAGTTCTCATGGGCACTTGTTATTCACGACTCAGCACTGGCAGCCAGGATCTAGCTCAGTAAATGCTGCACTCTGCATTCTAGAAAGCTAGCAGCAGGTGTAAGCGAAGAAACTGCTTGGTTTGCACacaggagagcagggcaggatcCAGCAGCAAAGGCTGAGCTCAGGTTGGGGTGCACCCACTGCAGGATTCCTCTGCTCTACAAAGGCAGCTGTGTGCTACAAGCCAGCTTTTGCTGAACTCTGCATCATGCATGCCAAGAAACCTGGCATTGGGCAACACACAGGGAGCAGGAGGCCCATGCCCTGCTAGGAGCTGAGCACCCTGCCCCTTCCCAAACACTGCAAggctccctgcctgctgggaaACATCCCTCACCCTCCTCCTGCAATAGTCCAGGCCTTCAGGCTCTGAGCTCACCCTCACCACAACACATTAGTCACCAAAACGCTGCCTGCACTTGTATCTCCCTCCCTCATGCACCCCAGGCTGTATCAACAACAGCTTATCAGTAGCAGCCACTCTGAGGAACAGCCCCACGGGCACTATTGGTGACGTGAGGCAGGGCTGGATCgctgctgtcagctgctctCACCAGGCAGATCAGGTTGGTTTTGTGCCTCCAGGAAAAGCCAGACCCCTCCCATGCATCATCGGAAAGACCCAGAAGCAaaacccagcacagagctgcctgcaaTACTTCAGTCCTCTTGGCCTCGGAGTCCTACAGGAGCACTGCACACCTCTGTCTGTGAGCTCAAAAGCTCTGACTGCAGCAattctgcaacagaaaagcTCCCCCCCATGTCCACCTAAAGGGGAGCCACTGGGTCCTTGCAAGACTTGTCCTCCTTCAGTGACTCAGCACAACTCCCCATGCTCTGCCAGAAGTAAAACATGTTAATAAACAGTACCTGGAAAGACAAGAGTCTCCCATTCACTGGCTGTTTGCCCCAGCTAGTGAGGAGTCTGAGCCCTGTATATCTTTCAATATCACAACCAAGAGGTCACAGAGAACTTGGAAACCAACTCCCTTTACAACAATTGCAGAAGTCCTGGTGCAAACACATCGCCtcaatttttaaatacaaaaccacATTCGATCTTTGGTTTGTAAAAGGTTTTCACTGAAGCTGCCCCCGTCCTTCCCAGCTCTACAGCGACAGCTTCGCACCTCtaagatttttcttccatctatTTTACACAGCCTTGAATAAGACAGAAGAATTCAAGAGTGGGCCAAGCTGGTCAGCTAAAAGTGCATGTAAAGCGATAACTgaacagaaatgatttatttttataagatCAATTTGTTTCTATGTAAAAGCGATGACAATAAATATCAGGACGCctgtttctatttcaaaatgctATTTATATACAGAGGTGCAATTTGTTGCGTGCTTTCTCATTGGAAGAATAGCAGATAATTTACACGCTTCAGAGAAATTAATTGCTCTCAGTGTGTGAGAGCAGGAAGGGAGTAGATCTGTGCACCAGATTAATCCTGAAAATGATGCCCAGTGGGAACTCTCACCTGCCAGCCTGGAATGGGGTCCTGGGATGAGTGAGTCAAGTTACCAGGAAAGATGAGGAAATATCCCGCCTAGGTGatgtaaagcaaaatgaaaggctGACCACATCCTGGTAACGTTAATTAGAAATAATCCCCCCCGACACAGGAAATTAAACCTTTCACGTGAAGTGCCAATTAAAGCTGTGAACCTGTAATGCAGTGCTAAGGACAGGGCATGATAACAACACAGGCTCTGCTGGAGGACAGCACTGCCCCCAGAGTGGACAGAGTGAAGCAGCTCTTCAGTCACCGCTGCCTTTCACCTGCATTTCACCTAATTCCTGCAGCCTTAGCACCAGCCTTACAGTAAGTGAAATATTAAACAGCACAAGAATCTCCCGCAGCTGTGTGTAAGGCAGCACACCCCAGACCCTATTTATAAACCAAGTGTTCAACTGTGATGAAGACAAACATTCCTGGATACAGGCGGCATCagcagagaccaaacagtgcagCATCCTGTTAGCAACCAGCGTCAGCCAAGAGATGATACAAACATGagcttttcagagaagaatttttaatGCACTGGTAGATTCTCATCACgcagtaaattttaaaatagtttgtaGTAAATGATGGAAAGTAACCCTTTAAATACCTGAGTTTGTCTGTATTAACCCTATGCTTCTTTTGCCTGCTTCTTCTTTATGCTTCAGCCCTATATCACATCAAAATGTGCTGGGAACCACCTGTGGCTCTCCTTGAACACTTCTAGGGGCTTTGGGGAGCAAGTCTCAATGGAGGTGCTGGGTCCTGCCCACCACAATGAGGCCTTGACCATAAACAGACAACACtaaaaaagaaagctggaagATTTGAACCTGAATGCTGGAAGAGCAAAGACTTGAGAGTCATTTTCTCATCATTGCATTCTGCTCTATGCTCTTAATAGAAGTAGGGTTATTGCTACCTAGGAGGTCTTCAGCCCCTGTATGCAGCAGAAccctctttcctctctccccaAGTGCCCCAGCAACACCTGCTTCTTgttagcaaaacaaataaacagtttGTTTCTAACCACAAGTATAACTCTCTACCACTGACATTTCTTTGCACGTCTCAGACCACAGCTTCCTTTTGAAACCCTAAACCTACATGCTCCCTTAGTTCTTTAGACTgtagaaagatgagaaaaacaagaagccGCGCAGAGGCAGAAGCGACAGTATCTACAgcaacagctgaaacaaaaactaACTCAGGGGTTGTGAAATTCACAGTGTGGGGATGTTCAAACAGGCTGAGTGGTACACACTGATGGTGTAATCACATCTCAGGGGTGAGGTGGCAGTTCCCAAGCAGGGTTTGTGCTCTGGGCTGCCAATTCCCATGGCACTTCCCAGACATAGGTGAACCCACCAGGCTGCcctggcagcagtgctctgctccTGATACTCTGACCTTATGAGGCCATGGGAATGGCTGATAACAGTTTTGAAGACACCATACTGGTATTCATGTCCTGCTGTACaagctgtgcagggcagcaggtgaTGGCACTGGGATGCAGGTGGGTGAGCAGCAATagctctgcagcagggtgccaacagcacagctgctaaaggagaagaaagaacacTTTGGCTATTGGCTTCTGGCACTGCCCAGACCTGACAGCCTTCtgtgcagcacactgcagctcacACCTGCAAGCTGGGCACAGCATAGAGGACAGCTATCTGAGCTCCCCAGGTGCCCATagccctgcagcac
The Coturnix japonica isolate 7356 chromosome 18, Coturnix japonica 2.1, whole genome shotgun sequence DNA segment above includes these coding regions:
- the SLC16A6 gene encoding monocarboxylate transporter 7 is translated as MTVKAVKMPCTAPNVYTKVPDGGWGWAIAVAFFFVEALTYGVIKSFGVFFNDLMESFDETNSRISWIISICVFVQTFTAPLSTVLSNRFGHRFVVMAGGMLVSTGMITASFAHNVVHMYITIGIISGLGYCLSFLPTVTILSQYFDKRRSLVTAVASTGECFAVFLFAPVNTHLKEQIGWRYSLLFVGALQLSIVICGSLLRPMIIKEQEEEEEVKVQPPEEPAETKYMLENEQTRTSIESIDSGVEITTSPKNVPGNTKAEPKSEEPKDHVQIIVENNSTPTEPKTKLLDFSVMRDYSFICYAFFGLFATLGFFAPSLYVIPLSRSLGISKDHSAYILSAMAIAEVLGRISAGWVLNKEPIRKIHIELICVILLSVALFAFPFASEFWGLMTCSIFFGFMLGTVAGTHIPLLAEDDVVGIARMSSAAGVYVFIQSFSGLAGPPLAGVIVDRTQNYSSAFYSCAAGTVMGAVFLSLVRPCRVGMCHQQPPGAEGSVVEGTQDSPEDFIDMDIGKADHSGKGSDSVA